Proteins encoded in a region of the Panicum hallii strain FIL2 chromosome 3, PHallii_v3.1, whole genome shotgun sequence genome:
- the LOC112887671 gene encoding protein ROOT PRIMORDIUM DEFECTIVE 1-like, producing MHMSCSMKCLARNPPLCAHANHMLCKTEDVLSFWQMASIIFGPGNMHARGLRILSGSGTFQYGPFMCGVQRRWKKPVDSARTRLEGRTRDHRLDKLMVQLRNLKLALAVRELISQQRNEYASLQLLSKWRHEVGLNIEIGAFLKKYPHIFQIYMHPVKRNHCCKITQKMTDLIAEEEAVIRENETNIVQRLKKLLMLSTNGTLNMHALWLVRKELGLPDDYRSSMLPKYPHDLYLETPDTLSLVSRDDELAVAKIEEWRKKEYTEKWLAESETKYTFPINFPTGFKIEKGFREKLKNWQRLPYTKPYEKNDLHPIHNVERIEKRIVGILHELLSLTVEKMIPLERLSHFRRVFATEVNLRELLLKYPGIFYISTKGSAQTVILRESYSKGCLVEPNPVYDVRRKMLDLILSGCRNIGELESAAWLAEEYDQGSCHELQNNMCQVDTANTILELDTDSDSTERSVLRSM from the exons ATGCACATGTCGTGTTCGATGAAGTGCCTAGCAAG AAATCCTCCTCTGTGCGCTCATGCCAATCACATGCTTTGCAAAACTGAAGACGTGTTGAGCTTTTGGCAG ATGGCATCAATCATATTCGGTCCAGGAAACATGCATGCCCGTGGTCTGAGAATATTGTCTGGGAGTGGGACATTTCAGTATGGTCCCTTTATGTGTGGTGTGCAGCGGAGATGGAAGAAGCCAGTAGATTCAGCAAGAACCCGTCTGGAGGGCAGAACAAGGGATCATAGGCTGGACAAGCTAATGGTTCAACTGAGAAACTTGAAGCTGGCCTTGGCTGTACGTGAGTTGATATCTCAGCAGAGGAATGAATATGCTTCTCTCCAACTTCTTTCAAAGTGGAGACATGAGGTCGGGTTGAACATTGAGATTGGCGCTTTCCTCAAGAAATATCCCCACATTTTCCAGATTTACATGCACCCTGTGAAGAGAAACCATTGCTGCAAGATCACACAAAAGATGACTGACTTGATTGCAGAGGAAGAGGCAGTGATCAGGGAGAATGAGACCAACATAGTTCAGCGGCTGAAGAAACTTCTCATGCTCTCTACAAATGGAACTCTGAATATGCACGCATTATGGCTAGTAAGAAAGGAACTTGGGCTGCCTGATGATTACAGGTCTTCCATGCTACCAAAGTATCCACATGATTTATATCTTGAAACCCCTGATACTCTGTCACTTGTCTCTAGGGATGATGAATTAGCTGTAGctaagattgaagaatggaggAAGAAAGAGTACACTGAAAAATGGCTAGCTGAATCGGAGACAAAATACACTTTTCCAATCAACTTCCCTACTGGATTTAAGATTGAGAAAGGCTTTAGGGAAAAACTGAAGAACTGGCAGAGGCTTCCCTATACCAAGCCTTATGAGAAGAATGATTTGCATCCAATCCACAATGTGGAGCGGATTGAGAAACGTATTGTTGGTATTCTTCATGAACTGTTGAGCCTTACAGTAGAAAAGATGATACCACTTGAGAGACTGTCGCACTTTAGACGAGTTTTTGCTACGGAAGTGAACTTGCGGGAGCTTCTTCTTAAGTACCCGGGAATTTTCTACATCTCGACCAAGGGAAGTGCCCAGACAGTCATTCTGAGGGAGAGTTACAGTAAAGGCTGCCTGGTTGAGCCCAATCCTGTATACGATGTGCGAAGGAAAATGCTAGATCTGATTTTGTCTGGATGTCGTAACATTGGTGAACTAGAAAGTGCAGCTTGGCTTGCTGAGGAGTATGATCAGGGAAGCTGCCATGAGTTGCAGAACAACATGTGCCAGGTGGATACTGCAAATACCATACTTGAACTTGACACTGATAGTGACTCTACAGAAAGAAGTGTATTACGGTCTATGTAA
- the LOC112884650 gene encoding uncharacterized protein LOC112884650, with protein MSLCLETVEFIKSSLKLKAFETREEIKKYLLDTSNIVICTPLSCSTILSLQNKKNGHVVDLVVADDASRISSDLLTKICSFGIKNIVLACHMMPQLQSVYTELSSMNTKMHRLTQQYQLKRTNFIADTNVQKSSTPFIWVGIPEHLLAPMRNQGNTEKCALHACLAATETHYRLEAAIDEPPRKFTIKFCVEDMERQYKALTGNELGSETSDGQMGISRVENALKALKKTGVLGKGKCSKEMVPVAFRIYHHSKNTLARIWTKSVGFWRREELWLDPSIYQETTSPWTQGKHTSTILKNQS; from the exons ATGTCTCTCTGCCTTGAAACAGTGGAGTTCATAAAATCCTCATTGAAGTTGAAGGCATTTGAAACACGAGAAGAAATCAAGAAGTATCTGTTAGACACAAGTAATATTGTTATCTGCACTCCCTTGAGTTGCTCTACCATTCTCTCCCTCCAGAATAAGAAAAATGGACATGTGGTTGATTTGGTTGTTGCTGATGATGCTTCTAGAATATCAAGTGATCTGCTAACAAAAATATGTAGTTTTGGAATTAAAAACATTGTATTAGCCTGTCATATGATGCCTCAGCTACAATCTGTATACACAGAGTTATCTTCTATGAACACCAAAATGCACCGATTGACACAGCAATACCAGCTCAAAAGAACGAATTTCATTGCCGATACTAATGTGCAG AAATCATCCACACCCTTCATTTGGGTTGGAATCCCAGAGCACTTGTTGGCTCCTATGAGAAACCAGGGAAACACAG AAAAGTGTGCGCTACATGCTTGCTTAGCTGCTACAGAGACCCATTACAGATTGGAAGCAGCGATTGATGAACCACCGAGAAAATTTACCATCAAATTTTGTGTAGAAGATATGGAGAGGCAGTACAAAGCACTCACTGGAAATGAACTTGGGTCAGAGACATCTGATGGCCAGATGGGAATATCTAGAGTAGAAAATGCATTGAAAGCCTTGAAGAAAACGGGGGTCCTAGGAAAAGGAAAATGCAGCAAAGAAATG GTACCGGTCGCATTTCGAATATATCATCATTCGAAGAATACACTAGCAAGGATTTGGACAAAATCTGTAGGCTTTTGGAGGAGGGAAGAGTTATGGTTGGACCCTTCCATATATCAAGAAACTACTTCACCTTGGACCCAAGGCAAGCATACAAGTACAATCCTGAAGAACCAATCATAA
- the LOC112884648 gene encoding glutamine--fructose-6-phosphate aminotransferase [isomerizing] 2-like, whose product MCGIFAYLNYNVSRERRYILEVLFNGLRRLEYRGYDSSGIALDADRTAPSSSASPSDAPYTGAPPLVFREEGKIENLVRSVYSEVDEKDVNLDAAFSVHAGIAHTRWATHGVPAPRNSHPQSSGAGDEFLVVHNGIITNYEVLKETLTRHGFTFESDTDTEVIPKLAKFVFDKSHDEEGDVTFSQVVMEVMRQLEGAYALIFKSPHYPNELIACKRGSTLILGVNELSGQQNGKQFHDVKTLTTNGKPKELFFSSDLCAIVEHTKNYLALEDNEIVHIKDGSVSILKFDPHKEKPAFVQRALSVLEMEVEQIKKGSYDHFMQKEIHEQPHSLTTTMRGRLKDGGVLLGGLKEHLKTIRRCRRVVFIGCGTSYNAALSARPFVEELTGIPVTMEVASDLLDRQGPIYREDTAVFVSQSGETADTLLALDYALENGALCVGITNTVGSTLSRKTHCGVHINAGCEIGVASTKAYTSQIVAMAMMALAIGSDQISTQARRNAIISGLTSLPNCVSEVLKLDAEMKELASSLIDSESLLVFGRGYNYATALEGALKVKEVALMHSEGMLAGEMKHGPLALVDENLPIIVIATRDACFSKQQSVIQQLLSRKGRLIVMCSKRDASAVCPTGSCRVIEVPGVADCLQPVINIIPLQLLAYHLTVLRGFDVDQPRNLAKSVTTQ is encoded by the exons ATGTGCGGGATCTTCGCCTACCTCAACTACAATGTGTCGCGGGAGCGCCGCTACATCCTCGAGGTCCTCTTCAacggcctccgccgcctcgaGTACCGCGGCTACGACTCCTCCGGGATCGCGCTCGACGCGGACCGCACAGCGccctcctcctctgcttctccttCTGATGCGCCGTACACCGGCGCGCCGCCGCTTGTCTTCCGCGAGGAGGGCAAGATCGAGAACCTCGTGCGATCCGTCTACTCCG AGGTTGATGAGAAGGATGTGAACCTGGATGCTGCATTCAGCGTGCATGCCGGGATTGCCCACACCAGATGGGCCACACATGGTGTGCCTGCCCCGAGGAACAGCCACCCTCAATCTTCCGGTGCCGGTGATGAGTTCTTGGTCGTCCACAATGGCATCATCACGAACTATGAG GTCCTGAAAGAGACACTAACTAGGCATGGTTTCACCTTTGAGTCTGATACAGATACAGAAGTCATACCTAAACTAGCAAAATTTGTTTTTGATAAATCTCATGATGAAGAAG GTGATGTGACATTTAGCCAAGTTGTTATGGAAGTTATGAGGCAGCTGGAAGGAGCTTATGCACTTATCTTTAAAAGTCCACACTATCCAAACGAATTGATTGCATGCAAACGAGGCAGCACACTGATACTTGGTGTTAAT GAATTGAGTGGTCAACAAAATGGGAAACAATTTCATGATGTCAAAACCTTGACAACAAATGGAAAGCCCAAAGAATTATTTTTCTCCAGTGATCTGTGTGCTATTGTAGAGCATACGAAGAACTACTTAGCTCTTGAAGATAATGAAATTGTGCATATTAAG GATGGCAGTGTGTCTATCCTCAAGTTTGACCCTCACAAAGAGAAGCCAGCATTTGTGCAACGAGCATTGTCTGTTCTTGAGATGGAAGTTGAGCAAATAAAGAAAGGAAGTTATGATCACTTCATGCAAAAAGAAATCCATGAACAACCACATTCGTTAACAACAACAATGAGGGGCAGGCTAAAGGATGGTGGGGTTCTTTTAGGTGGACTGAAGGAGCATCTCAAAACAATTAGGCGTTGTAGAAGGGTGGTTTTTATTGGATGTGGTACAAGTTACAATGCTGCCTTATCTGCAAGACCTTTTGTGGAAGAACTGACCG GTATTCCTGTGACTATGGAGGTTGCAAGTGACTTGCTGGACAGACAAGGTCCCATCTATAGGGAAGACACTGCAGTTTTTGTTAGTCAGTCAGGGGAGACAGCAGATACCCTCCTTGCTCTTGATTATGCACTAGAAAACGGTGCCCTTTGTGTTGGCATAACAAATACTGTTGGAAGCACACTGTCGAGAAAAACACACTGTGGAGTTCATATCAATGCTGGTTGTGAGATTGGTGTTGCCAGTACCAAG GCATATACAAGTCAGATAGTAGCCATGGCGATGATGGCTTTGGCTATTGGATCTGATCAAATATCCACTCAAGCTAGAAGGAATGCTATCATCAGTGGACTTACCAGTCTTCCAA ACTGTGTCAGTGAAGTTCTCAAACTTGATGCTGAGATGAAGGAGCTTGCCTCTTCCTTGATCGATTCAGAGTCCCTCCTCGTGTTCGGAAGAGGTTATAACTATGCCACTGCATTAGAGGGCGCCCTCAAAGTTAAGGAGGTCGCGCTGATGCACAGCGAAGGCATGCTTGCTGGTGAGATGAAGCATGGGCCACTGGCACTGGTGGATGAAAACCTTCCCATCATTGTCATTGCGACACGTGATGCATGCTTCAG CAAGCAACAATCGGTCATCCAGCAGCTACTTTCACGCAAGGGGCGCCTGATAGTGATGTGCTCAAAGAGAGACGCGTCTGCCGTATGCCCTACTGGGTCCTGCAGGGTTATTGAAGTTCCAGGAGTTGCAGATTGTCTCCAACCTGTGATTAACATAATTCCACTACAG TTGCTTGCATACCATCTGACTGTTCTCCGTGGATTCGATGTGGACCAACCAAGGAATCTGGCGAAGAGCGTGACCACACAGTAG